One region of Populus trichocarpa isolate Nisqually-1 chromosome 4, P.trichocarpa_v4.1, whole genome shotgun sequence genomic DNA includes:
- the LOC7494311 gene encoding probable NAD(P)H dehydrogenase (quinone) FQR1-like 1 produces the protein MAVKIYIIYYSMYGHVARLAEEIKKGADSVEGVEVKLWQVPETLPEEVLGKMGAPPKSDVPIITPSDLAEADGFLLGFPTRFGMMAAQFKAFMDSTGGLWGTQQLAGKPAGIFYSTASQGGGQETTALTAITQLVHHGMIFVPIGYTFGAGMFEIEKVKGGSPYGAGTYAGDGTRQPTELELGQALHQGKYFAGIAKKFKGTA, from the exons ATGGCTGTAAAAATCTATATTAT TTACTACTCCATGTATGGACATGTTGCACGGTTAGctgaagaaattaagaaaggaGCTGATTCTGTAGAAGGAGTAGAAGTTAAGCTATGGCAg GTACCTGAAACACTGCCAGAAGAAGTTCTTGGAAAGATGGGTGCACCACCAAAGAGTGATGTCCCAATTATTACACCCAGTGATCTTGCTGAGGCTGATGGGTTTCTTCTTGGTTTCCCCACTAGATTTGGAATGATGGCCGCACAATTTAAAGCTTTTATGGATTCAACTGGTGGCCTATGGGGCACACAACAGCTTGCAGGCAAGCCTGCTGGAATTTTTTACAGCACTGCATCGCAGGGAGGTGGACAGGAGACAACCGC TTTGACTGCTATCACCCAGCTCGTTCACCATGGAATGATCTTTGTGCCAATTGGATACACATTTGGAGCCGGCATGTTTGAAATTGAGAAAGTGAAGGGTGGCAGTCCATATGGTGCAGGTACCTATGCTGGGGATGGCACCAGACAGCCTACTGAGCTGGAGCTAGGACAAGCTCTCCACCAGGGGAAGTACTTTGCTGGCATTGCAAAGAAATTCAAGGGAACTGCTTAA
- the LOC18097442 gene encoding transcription factor bHLH112 isoform X2 — MAEEFQAGICGENWWMNSSKSVFMGGLSPCSTVSITSDHMGTYGSWTTADMVDLKARSISCKESNHITTSVSDASIPFLNSQKPQQADSDSGGSSILIDSTLQMMGYGLSSSSSSSSDWNQALLPGNGRTESYNSMMQEEMNSGGLNSSQIQKDWSPKSYTSTAEDFSLDQQRLNPVNSSGNSPPTCQGFSTGFSMEPSASYGYPSTLIQSLFEPEYPQPQQAQSLFNNRFMNYLSPTAPNYGTNMTELSSPSWPKVSPLIKPLPKQQPSTLHFTNNTPYWNASPTGINDIRANLLPSSQSQFLVPAFEEKSNCSNLTTKPSKEVRDSVSVVKKGSEPAFKRPRIETPSPLPTFKVRKEKLGDRITALQQLVSPFGKTDTASVLHEAIEYIKFLHDQVLSTPYMKNGNPIHHQQAPADKLNDLEGPKQDLRSRGLCLVPVSSTFPVANETTADFWTPTFGGTFSVVSIQPRWKEMIRTSI; from the exons ATGGCGGAGGAGTTTCAGGCCGGGATTTGTGGCGAAAACTGGTGGATGAATTCGTCGAAAAGCGTGTTCATGGGCGGCTTGTCACCATGTTCTACGGTGAGCATCACTAGTGATCATATGGGAACTTATGGATCATGGACCACGGCTGATATGGTAGACTTGAAGGCAAGGTCAATATCATGCAAGGAGTCTAATCATATTACTACCTCAGTGTCCGATGCCTCTATACCTTTCCTAAATTCTCAGAAACCTCAACAGGCTGATTCAGATAGTGGTGGTAGCAGTATTTTGATTGACTCCACCTTGCAAATGATGGGGTATGGCCTTTCGTCGTCATCTTCGTCATCATCGGATTGGAACCAAGCTTTACT TCCTGGGAATGGAAGAACTGAGAGTTACAACTCCATGATGCAAGAAGAGATGAATTCAGGAGGACTAAACTCTTCTCAAATCCAAAAAGATTGGAGTCCAAAGAGCTATACAAGCACTGCTGAAGATTTTTCCTTGGATCAACAAAGGCTAAATCCGGTTAACAGTTCCGGCAATTCGCCACCAACTTGCCAGGGATTTTCTACAGGCTTTTCAATGGAGCCATCAGCATCTTATGGCTACCCTTCAACATTGATACAAAGTTTATTTGAACCTGAATATCCTCAACCACAACAAGCACAATCTCTTTTCAACAACAGGTTCATGAATTACTTGTCGCCAACAGCTCCAAATTATGGGACCAACATGACTGAATTGTCATCTCCTTCTTGGCCTAAAGTATCTCCGTTAATAAAACCTTTGCCAAAGCAACAGCCTAGCACTTTGCACTTTACTAACAACACACCCTATTGGAATGCCTCGCCAACTGGAATAAACGATATTAGAGCAAACCTTTTACCCTCATCACAGTCTCAATTTCTTGTGCCAGCTTTTGAAGAGAAATCCAATTGCTCCAACCTCACTACAAAG CCTAGCAAAGAAGTTCGAGACTCGGTTTCGGTAGTTAAGAAAGGAAGCGAACCAGCTTTCAAAAGGCCTCGAATTGAAACACCATCTCCATTACCAACCTTCAAG GTCCGGAAAGAGAAGCTAGGAGACCGAATAACTGCCCTCCAGCAATTGGTTTCACCTTTCGGAAAG ACTGATACTGCATCGGTTCTCCATGAAGCTATCGAGTACATCAAGTTCCTTCATGATCAA GTGTTAAGTACTCCATATATGAAAAATGGCAACCCCATTCACCATCAGCAG GCTCCAGCTGACAAACTGAATGACCTAGAAGGGCCAAAACAAGATCTAAGAAGCAGAGGACTATGTCTTGTGCCTGTCTCCAGCACATTTCCTGTTGCTAATGAGACCACAGCTGATTTCTGGACACCAACATTTGGTGGTACTTTCAG TGTTGTATCAATCCAACCAAGATGGAAGGAAATGATCAGAACTTCAATATAG
- the LOC18097442 gene encoding transcription factor bHLH112 isoform X1 encodes MAEEFQAGICGENWWMNSSKSVFMGGLSPCSTVSITSDHMGTYGSWTTADMVDLKARSISCKESNHITTSVSDASIPFLNSQKPQQADSDSGGSSILIDSTLQMMGYGLSSSSSSSSDWNQALLPGNGRTESYNSMMQEEMNSGGLNSSQIQKDWSPKSYTSTAEDFSLDQQRLNPVNSSGNSPPTCQGFSTGFSMEPSASYGYPSTLIQSLFEPEYPQPQQAQSLFNNRFMNYLSPTAPNYGTNMTELSSPSWPKVSPLIKPLPKQQPSTLHFTNNTPYWNASPTGINDIRANLLPSSQSQFLVPAFEEKSNCSNLTTKPSKEVRDSVSVVKKGSEPAFKRPRIETPSPLPTFKVRKEKLGDRITALQQLVSPFGKTDTASVLHEAIEYIKFLHDQVSVLSTPYMKNGNPIHHQQAPADKLNDLEGPKQDLRSRGLCLVPVSSTFPVANETTADFWTPTFGGTFSVVSIQPRWKEMIRTSI; translated from the exons ATGGCGGAGGAGTTTCAGGCCGGGATTTGTGGCGAAAACTGGTGGATGAATTCGTCGAAAAGCGTGTTCATGGGCGGCTTGTCACCATGTTCTACGGTGAGCATCACTAGTGATCATATGGGAACTTATGGATCATGGACCACGGCTGATATGGTAGACTTGAAGGCAAGGTCAATATCATGCAAGGAGTCTAATCATATTACTACCTCAGTGTCCGATGCCTCTATACCTTTCCTAAATTCTCAGAAACCTCAACAGGCTGATTCAGATAGTGGTGGTAGCAGTATTTTGATTGACTCCACCTTGCAAATGATGGGGTATGGCCTTTCGTCGTCATCTTCGTCATCATCGGATTGGAACCAAGCTTTACT TCCTGGGAATGGAAGAACTGAGAGTTACAACTCCATGATGCAAGAAGAGATGAATTCAGGAGGACTAAACTCTTCTCAAATCCAAAAAGATTGGAGTCCAAAGAGCTATACAAGCACTGCTGAAGATTTTTCCTTGGATCAACAAAGGCTAAATCCGGTTAACAGTTCCGGCAATTCGCCACCAACTTGCCAGGGATTTTCTACAGGCTTTTCAATGGAGCCATCAGCATCTTATGGCTACCCTTCAACATTGATACAAAGTTTATTTGAACCTGAATATCCTCAACCACAACAAGCACAATCTCTTTTCAACAACAGGTTCATGAATTACTTGTCGCCAACAGCTCCAAATTATGGGACCAACATGACTGAATTGTCATCTCCTTCTTGGCCTAAAGTATCTCCGTTAATAAAACCTTTGCCAAAGCAACAGCCTAGCACTTTGCACTTTACTAACAACACACCCTATTGGAATGCCTCGCCAACTGGAATAAACGATATTAGAGCAAACCTTTTACCCTCATCACAGTCTCAATTTCTTGTGCCAGCTTTTGAAGAGAAATCCAATTGCTCCAACCTCACTACAAAG CCTAGCAAAGAAGTTCGAGACTCGGTTTCGGTAGTTAAGAAAGGAAGCGAACCAGCTTTCAAAAGGCCTCGAATTGAAACACCATCTCCATTACCAACCTTCAAG GTCCGGAAAGAGAAGCTAGGAGACCGAATAACTGCCCTCCAGCAATTGGTTTCACCTTTCGGAAAG ACTGATACTGCATCGGTTCTCCATGAAGCTATCGAGTACATCAAGTTCCTTCATGATCAAGTCAGT GTGTTAAGTACTCCATATATGAAAAATGGCAACCCCATTCACCATCAGCAG GCTCCAGCTGACAAACTGAATGACCTAGAAGGGCCAAAACAAGATCTAAGAAGCAGAGGACTATGTCTTGTGCCTGTCTCCAGCACATTTCCTGTTGCTAATGAGACCACAGCTGATTTCTGGACACCAACATTTGGTGGTACTTTCAG TGTTGTATCAATCCAACCAAGATGGAAGGAAATGATCAGAACTTCAATATAG
- the LOC18097442 gene encoding transcription factor bHLH112 isoform X3, whose protein sequence is MAEEFQAGICGENWWMNSSKSVFMGGLSPCSTVSITSDHMGTYGSWTTADMVDLKARSISCKESNHITTSVSDASIPFLNSQKPQQADSDSGGSSILIDSTLQMMGYGLSSSSSSSSDWNQALLPGNGRTESYNSMMQEEMNSGGLNSSQIQKDWSPKSYTSTAEDFSLDQQRLNPVNSSGNSPPTCQGFSTGFSMEPSASYGYPSTLIQSLFEPEYPQPQQAQSLFNNRFMNYLSPTAPNYGTNMTELSSPSWPKVSPLIKPLPKQQPSTLHFTNNTPYWNASPTGINDIRANLLPSSQSQFLVPAFEEKSNCSNLTTKPSKEVRDSVSVVKKGSEPAFKRPRIETPSPLPTFKVRKEKLGDRITALQQLVSPFGKTDTASVLHEAIEYIKFLHDQVSVLSTPYMKNGNPIHHQQAPADKLNDLEGPKQDLRSRGLCLVPVSSTFPVANETTADFWTPTFGGTFR, encoded by the exons ATGGCGGAGGAGTTTCAGGCCGGGATTTGTGGCGAAAACTGGTGGATGAATTCGTCGAAAAGCGTGTTCATGGGCGGCTTGTCACCATGTTCTACGGTGAGCATCACTAGTGATCATATGGGAACTTATGGATCATGGACCACGGCTGATATGGTAGACTTGAAGGCAAGGTCAATATCATGCAAGGAGTCTAATCATATTACTACCTCAGTGTCCGATGCCTCTATACCTTTCCTAAATTCTCAGAAACCTCAACAGGCTGATTCAGATAGTGGTGGTAGCAGTATTTTGATTGACTCCACCTTGCAAATGATGGGGTATGGCCTTTCGTCGTCATCTTCGTCATCATCGGATTGGAACCAAGCTTTACT TCCTGGGAATGGAAGAACTGAGAGTTACAACTCCATGATGCAAGAAGAGATGAATTCAGGAGGACTAAACTCTTCTCAAATCCAAAAAGATTGGAGTCCAAAGAGCTATACAAGCACTGCTGAAGATTTTTCCTTGGATCAACAAAGGCTAAATCCGGTTAACAGTTCCGGCAATTCGCCACCAACTTGCCAGGGATTTTCTACAGGCTTTTCAATGGAGCCATCAGCATCTTATGGCTACCCTTCAACATTGATACAAAGTTTATTTGAACCTGAATATCCTCAACCACAACAAGCACAATCTCTTTTCAACAACAGGTTCATGAATTACTTGTCGCCAACAGCTCCAAATTATGGGACCAACATGACTGAATTGTCATCTCCTTCTTGGCCTAAAGTATCTCCGTTAATAAAACCTTTGCCAAAGCAACAGCCTAGCACTTTGCACTTTACTAACAACACACCCTATTGGAATGCCTCGCCAACTGGAATAAACGATATTAGAGCAAACCTTTTACCCTCATCACAGTCTCAATTTCTTGTGCCAGCTTTTGAAGAGAAATCCAATTGCTCCAACCTCACTACAAAG CCTAGCAAAGAAGTTCGAGACTCGGTTTCGGTAGTTAAGAAAGGAAGCGAACCAGCTTTCAAAAGGCCTCGAATTGAAACACCATCTCCATTACCAACCTTCAAG GTCCGGAAAGAGAAGCTAGGAGACCGAATAACTGCCCTCCAGCAATTGGTTTCACCTTTCGGAAAG ACTGATACTGCATCGGTTCTCCATGAAGCTATCGAGTACATCAAGTTCCTTCATGATCAAGTCAGT GTGTTAAGTACTCCATATATGAAAAATGGCAACCCCATTCACCATCAGCAG GCTCCAGCTGACAAACTGAATGACCTAGAAGGGCCAAAACAAGATCTAAGAAGCAGAGGACTATGTCTTGTGCCTGTCTCCAGCACATTTCCTGTTGCTAATGAGACCACAGCTGATTTCTGGACACCAACATTTGGTGGTACTTTCAGGTAG